The Dehalococcoidales bacterium genome includes a region encoding these proteins:
- a CDS encoding substrate-binding domain-containing protein has translation MKNKSRIAVVMMVLVLLASLVTAVAGCGSKTPDNPEIIMASTTSTRDSGLMDVLIPIFEEETGYTIKPVYVGTGAAIQMGQEGNADVLLVHAPSLEKPFMDDGYGTNRKLVMHNDFIIVGPKSDPAGIKGMTVATDALQKIADAHLDFYSRGDKSGTDTLEKALWKKIDIAVADNSTDNPSWYLEGGTGTGMLALLRIASEKDAYTITDRATYLANQSVLDLDILVEGDPGLLNIYHVIQVNPEKFTNVNSKGAKAFVDFMISKKAQDAIGTFGVDKYGAPLFFPDADKTEADLGSY, from the coding sequence GTGAAAAACAAGAGCAGAATTGCCGTTGTCATGATGGTCCTGGTGCTGCTTGCCAGCCTGGTGACCGCGGTAGCCGGCTGCGGCAGCAAGACCCCGGACAATCCGGAGATAATTATGGCCAGCACCACGTCTACCAGAGACTCCGGCTTGATGGATGTCCTTATCCCTATATTTGAGGAAGAAACGGGCTATACGATTAAACCCGTGTACGTGGGGACGGGCGCCGCTATCCAAATGGGGCAGGAGGGCAACGCCGATGTTTTACTGGTGCACGCCCCCAGCCTGGAAAAGCCTTTCATGGATGATGGTTACGGCACTAACCGCAAACTGGTTATGCATAACGATTTCATTATCGTGGGGCCGAAGTCCGACCCGGCGGGGATTAAAGGCATGACGGTGGCGACCGATGCCTTGCAGAAAATTGCCGACGCCCATCTCGATTTTTACAGCCGCGGTGATAAGTCCGGCACTGATACTCTGGAAAAAGCGCTCTGGAAGAAGATAGACATCGCCGTAGCGGACAACTCCACTGATAATCCGTCCTGGTATCTTGAAGGCGGCACGGGTACCGGCATGTTGGCACTGCTGCGTATCGCCTCGGAAAAGGACGCCTACACTATTACCGACCGCGCTACCTACCTGGCCAATCAGTCCGTACTGGACTTGGATATCCTGGTCGAAGGCGACCCCGGCCTGCTGAACATCTATCATGTTATCCAGGTCAACCCGGAAAAATTTACCAACGTTAACTCTAAGGGCGCCAAGGCTTTTGTGGACTTTATGATATCCAAGAAAGCCCAGGACGCCATCGGCACGTTCGGCGTGGATAAATACGGCGCCCCGCTGTTTTTCCCGGACGCCGATAAAACGGAAGCCGACCTCGGCAGCTATTAG
- a CDS encoding ABC transporter permease yields MHTILEGIKAAFLLLIHGDPQVFRIAALSLLVSGSATAISLVLGIPLGSMLGLARFPGRRFVASLVNTGMGLPPVVVGLVVSIFLWRNGPLGVLHLMYTPSAMIIAQVIIAMPVVAGFTMAATQSLDPKLKLQIISLGASRLQMVWILLKEARLPLLAAIMAGFGAVISEVGASMMVGGNIFGQTRVLTTAIVGENSMGNYSIAIALSIILLALVYLVNFVLTMVQQRSKPR; encoded by the coding sequence ATGCATACGATTCTCGAAGGCATTAAAGCGGCTTTCCTGCTATTGATACACGGCGACCCGCAGGTGTTCAGGATAGCTGCTCTCTCCCTGCTGGTTTCCGGGTCGGCCACGGCTATCAGCCTGGTCCTGGGCATACCCCTGGGCAGTATGCTGGGGTTGGCGCGCTTCCCCGGCCGGCGCTTTGTCGCCAGCCTGGTGAATACCGGCATGGGGCTGCCGCCGGTGGTGGTGGGGTTGGTGGTCAGCATTTTCCTCTGGCGCAACGGGCCGCTGGGCGTGCTGCATCTCATGTACACTCCATCGGCCATGATTATCGCTCAAGTCATCATCGCCATGCCGGTGGTGGCGGGTTTCACCATGGCGGCCACGCAGTCGCTCGACCCCAAATTGAAGCTGCAAATAATATCGCTGGGGGCGTCCCGGTTGCAGATGGTCTGGATTCTTCTTAAAGAAGCGCGGCTGCCTCTGCTGGCGGCCATCATGGCGGGGTTCGGGGCGGTTATCTCGGAGGTAGGCGCTTCCATGATGGTTGGCGGTAACATCTTCGGTCAGACGCGGGTACTCACTACCGCTATCGTGGGTGAAAATAGCATGGGTAATTATTCTATCGCCATCGCCTTAAGCATTATTCTTTTGGCGCTGGTTTACCTGGTGAACTTTGTCCTGACCATGGTGCAGCAGAGGTCTAAACCGCGGTGA